A single window of Nyctibius grandis isolate bNycGra1 chromosome Z, bNycGra1.pri, whole genome shotgun sequence DNA harbors:
- the TAL2 gene encoding T-cell acute lymphocytic leukemia protein 2 — MTRKIFTNTRERWRQQNVNSAFAKLRKLIPTHPPDKKLSKNETLRLAMRYINFLVKVLGEPGLQQTSVAARGSILGFFQQAPCLQSMEELTLIENCGVSSPGMSSNIVECWSETSSP; from the coding sequence ATGACAAGGAAAATCTTCACCAACACCAGGGAGCGATGGAGGCAGCAAAATGTCAACAGCGCCTTTGCCAAGCTGCGGAAACTCATTCCCACCCACCCGCCAGACAAAAAACTGAGCAAGAATGAGACGCTACGGTTAGCTATGAGATACATCAACTTCCTCGTCAAGGTCTTGGGAGAGCCAGGCCTGCAGCAGACGTCAGTAGCAGCACGGGGCAGCATCCTGGGGTTCTTCCAGCAAGCCCCATGCTTACAAAGCATGGAGGAGCTGACTCTGATCGAAAACTGTGGTGTTTCTTCTCCTGGCATGAGCAGCAATATAGTAGAGTGTTGGTCAGAGACATCATCTCCCTAG